A region from the Desulfomarina profundi genome encodes:
- a CDS encoding acetate/propionate family kinase, whose translation MKILIVNSGSSSIKFQLIDMGGEKVLASGLVERIGEEKGVVSCTLRPETGLKAKVERSEKVEDHSKGMRLVVDVLTDPASGVISGKDSIEAIGHRVVHGGEEFHSPTLITAEVLEAIENNVALAPLHNPANLDGIRVAGELFPGVKQIAVFDTAFHQTIPPKAYHYALPSELYEKEKIRRYGFHGTSHQYVAQECAKQMKRSLTELNLITVHLGNGCSMCAIERGLSVDTSLGLTPLEGLVMGTRSGDVDPALHFFLARNCGMDIKRIDDMLNKESGLKGLCGMNDMRDIHEQIAVGNKRARLALEVQTYRNRKYIGAFMAVLGRVDAIVFTAGIGENDSIVRAKSLEKMEHFGVELDSQRNDQRVREPVLLSSDSSRVQVWGIPTNEELAIARASKAVLTGEEVCP comes from the coding sequence GTGAAAATACTTATTGTAAATTCAGGAAGTTCTTCTATTAAATTCCAGCTCATAGATATGGGTGGGGAAAAAGTGCTCGCTTCGGGACTTGTGGAGAGAATAGGAGAGGAAAAGGGTGTCGTTTCCTGTACGTTGAGGCCCGAAACAGGTTTGAAGGCGAAAGTGGAGAGGTCGGAGAAGGTTGAGGACCACAGTAAGGGAATGCGGCTGGTGGTTGACGTCCTGACTGATCCAGCAAGCGGAGTGATTTCCGGAAAAGACAGTATTGAGGCTATCGGTCACAGGGTTGTGCACGGAGGAGAGGAATTTCATAGTCCGACGTTAATTACAGCAGAAGTTCTAGAGGCCATAGAGAATAATGTGGCCCTTGCTCCCCTGCATAATCCTGCGAATCTCGATGGAATCAGAGTGGCCGGTGAACTTTTTCCAGGGGTAAAACAGATTGCGGTTTTTGATACTGCTTTTCACCAAACCATTCCACCAAAAGCATATCATTATGCGTTGCCGAGTGAGCTTTACGAAAAAGAAAAAATCCGGCGTTACGGTTTTCATGGCACTTCTCACCAGTATGTGGCACAGGAATGTGCAAAACAGATGAAAAGATCGCTGACAGAACTCAACCTGATAACTGTTCACCTGGGGAACGGCTGTTCCATGTGCGCAATTGAAAGAGGCCTGAGTGTCGATACCTCTCTTGGTCTTACACCCCTGGAGGGACTGGTCATGGGAACCCGGAGCGGTGATGTCGATCCCGCCTTACATTTTTTCCTTGCCAGAAACTGCGGCATGGATATAAAGCGAATTGATGACATGCTCAATAAGGAATCAGGTCTGAAAGGGCTCTGCGGAATGAATGATATGCGTGATATTCATGAGCAGATTGCGGTGGGAAACAAGAGGGCGCGTCTGGCACTCGAGGTCCAGACCTATCGAAACCGTAAATATATCGGTGCGTTCATGGCTGTGCTGGGCAGGGTAGATGCCATTGTTTTTACAGCAGGCATAGGGGAGAATGACAGTATTGTCCGGGCAAAAAGTCTTGAAAAAATGGAACATTTCGGTGTTGAACTCGATTCTCAAAGAAACGATCAAAGAGTCAGGGAACCCGTCCTGCTCAGCAGCGACAGCAGCAGGGTTCAGGTGTGGGGAATACCCACCAATGAAGAGCTGGCCATCGCACGAGCGTCAAAAGCTGTGTTAACAGGAGAGGAAGTCTGCCCGTGA
- a CDS encoding hybrid sensor histidine kinase/response regulator, translated as MLPAWLMVSVPCPLYGESFQASASMALPIWLKCTLLVAGSVFITAICFLIQHYINRKVAQKDYLRELQSNAFRINEQRFRQLIENVSGISIQGYDENRTVIFWNKASTALYGYSEEEALGAKLENLIIPEPMREIVIEAVDRWVEYGEEVPDGELELIDKNGNIVPVYSSHVLLETSRGKEMFCLDINLDPIRHTEESLRKSEELLSTIFNTAQDAIFIKNTHCRYQKINPAFARLFGKSEEDIIGRTDEELLRPDESEKNLKIDRQVLRGETVEDFLEKKINGDVRFFHTIKVPVGNEKDNITGLCGIVRDITRQRRSEKTISTLFAISNAVNTAGDLDELYKSIHKSLGTIIDVTNFFIALVDNKKKMLHFPYSVDTMDEDSSPILDFAPEKTLTGEVLFRGKPILFKELELASRGAANRIVGTVPLIWMGAPLVIHNEVIGVVAVQSYTDPFLYNEEDLKVLSLVSDQMAIAIERKRTEEALKESEKRYRYLFNNAPAGMCELDFAQGKFTRVNEQMCRFTGYTEEELLTMDARRLLHEKSAESFLKEFGKFASGEVPGDKAEYIILKKDGEEINVVINTDFSYQGKKVTGARIVVHDITELKKIESEKMAALNIAAEHEKLALVGQIAGKMAHDFNNILGVIMGNTELSLLECKDERIKKTLELIFEQTLRGKNLTRNLVAFARDQEPKQEFFRVSEKIDLVLSLLKKDLEGIEIIRDDQYDMPELLADPGMIEHALVNMILNSIHALTLETEPRIILRTSCAENSIRIEIEDNGCGIPSEYLDRIYDPSFTLKGTKDVTGSYREGVKGTGYGMANVKKYIEQHRGTIEVESEFGCGVKFTIKLPVREKELTPEEKEEIQKEVNLFNQRILLVEDEQAISEVQYRLLTGDPCNHKVDIASNGEKAIELFNNNNYDCVSLDYVLPGEITGMNVYNHIRKMDQNIPVLFSSGNIEFLESTKELQSSDPYVDHLSKPFQNKIYVSCLHRLMEKSARNRSELL; from the coding sequence ATGCTGCCTGCATGGTTGATGGTGTCTGTTCCCTGTCCACTGTATGGTGAATCTTTTCAGGCAAGTGCATCTATGGCACTGCCGATATGGTTGAAATGTACTCTTTTGGTTGCAGGCAGTGTCTTTATTACGGCGATCTGTTTTTTGATCCAGCATTATATCAATAGAAAAGTTGCGCAGAAGGATTATCTCAGGGAATTGCAGAGCAATGCATTTCGTATCAATGAACAACGTTTTCGTCAACTCATTGAGAATGTTTCAGGAATCTCTATTCAGGGATATGATGAGAATAGAACGGTGATCTTCTGGAATAAGGCCAGCACAGCGCTTTATGGGTATTCTGAAGAAGAGGCACTTGGTGCCAAACTTGAGAATCTTATTATCCCGGAGCCAATGCGCGAAATTGTTATTGAAGCGGTTGACCGATGGGTTGAATATGGTGAAGAGGTTCCCGATGGAGAACTGGAACTCATTGACAAAAATGGAAATATTGTTCCCGTCTATTCTTCCCATGTGCTCCTTGAAACCTCAAGAGGCAAGGAAATGTTCTGTCTTGATATTAACCTTGATCCCATAAGACACACCGAGGAATCATTGCGGAAAAGTGAGGAACTGCTTTCAACAATTTTCAATACTGCACAGGATGCAATTTTTATTAAAAATACCCATTGCCGCTATCAGAAAATAAATCCAGCCTTTGCTCGACTTTTTGGGAAAAGTGAAGAGGATATTATCGGCAGGACTGATGAAGAATTATTAAGACCCGACGAAAGTGAAAAAAACTTGAAAATTGATCGACAGGTTCTCAGGGGCGAGACGGTTGAAGATTTTCTTGAAAAAAAGATTAATGGAGACGTTCGTTTTTTTCATACTATCAAAGTTCCTGTTGGAAATGAAAAGGATAACATTACAGGGCTGTGCGGGATAGTCAGGGATATCACCCGGCAGAGAAGATCCGAAAAAACTATCTCAACTCTGTTTGCCATCTCAAATGCGGTTAATACAGCGGGTGATCTTGATGAGCTTTACAAATCGATTCACAAATCATTGGGAACCATCATTGACGTCACCAATTTTTTTATTGCACTTGTTGATAATAAGAAAAAAATGCTCCATTTCCCTTATTCTGTTGATACAATGGATGAAGACAGTTCTCCTATTCTTGATTTCGCACCTGAGAAAACACTGACGGGTGAAGTCCTGTTCAGAGGTAAGCCGATACTTTTTAAAGAACTGGAACTTGCATCAAGAGGTGCTGCGAATCGAATTGTCGGAACAGTTCCCCTGATTTGGATGGGTGCACCACTTGTTATTCATAATGAGGTCATCGGCGTTGTCGCCGTCCAGAGTTATACCGACCCGTTTCTCTACAATGAAGAAGATTTAAAGGTTTTGTCACTTGTATCGGATCAGATGGCGATAGCCATTGAGCGAAAAAGAACGGAAGAAGCTCTCAAAGAGAGTGAAAAACGATACAGGTATTTGTTCAATAATGCTCCTGCCGGTATGTGTGAGTTGGATTTTGCTCAAGGAAAATTTACCCGTGTTAATGAACAAATGTGCAGATTTACAGGGTATACTGAAGAAGAATTGTTAACGATGGATGCCCGAAGGCTGTTGCATGAAAAAAGCGCAGAGTCTTTTTTGAAAGAATTCGGAAAATTTGCTTCAGGTGAGGTTCCCGGAGATAAAGCAGAATATATAATTCTCAAGAAAGATGGTGAGGAAATAAATGTAGTGATAAATACAGATTTTAGTTATCAGGGAAAAAAAGTAACGGGAGCCAGGATAGTTGTTCATGATATTACTGAATTGAAAAAAATTGAAAGTGAGAAAATGGCAGCTCTCAATATAGCTGCCGAACATGAAAAACTGGCACTGGTCGGACAGATTGCTGGCAAAATGGCCCATGATTTCAACAATATTTTAGGAGTAATCATGGGCAATACTGAGCTTTCTCTCCTTGAATGCAAAGATGAACGAATCAAAAAAACTCTGGAGTTAATATTTGAGCAGACACTTCGCGGAAAAAATCTGACAAGAAATCTTGTTGCTTTTGCAAGAGATCAGGAACCGAAGCAGGAGTTTTTCAGGGTCAGCGAAAAAATCGATCTTGTATTGAGTCTCTTAAAAAAAGATCTGGAGGGAATAGAGATTATTCGGGATGATCAATATGATATGCCTGAACTGCTTGCTGATCCAGGGATGATCGAACATGCTCTTGTGAATATGATTCTCAATTCAATTCATGCATTAACACTTGAGACTGAACCCAGAATTATTCTTCGAACTTCCTGTGCAGAGAACAGTATTCGAATTGAAATTGAAGATAACGGTTGTGGCATTCCCAGTGAGTATCTTGATCGAATTTATGATCCTTCATTTACCCTGAAAGGGACAAAAGATGTAACCGGTTCCTATCGGGAAGGTGTAAAGGGAACCGGCTATGGGATGGCAAATGTAAAAAAATATATTGAACAGCACAGGGGGACGATTGAGGTTGAGTCTGAATTCGGCTGTGGAGTTAAGTTCACCATCAAATTGCCGGTAAGGGAAAAGGAACTGACCCCGGAAGAAAAAGAGGAAATTCAGAAAGAGGTTAATTTGTTCAATCAACGTATTCTCCTGGTGGAAGATGAACAGGCTATTTCCGAGGTGCAGTATCGTCTGTTAACGGGAGATCCCTGTAACCATAAAGTAGATATTGCCAGTAATGGAGAGAAGGCTATAGAGTTGTTCAATAACAACAATTATGACTGTGTCAGCCTGGATTATGTACTCCCCGGAGAAATTACCGGCATGAACGTTTACAATCATATCCGGAAAATGGATCAAAATATTCCTGTACTGTTCAGTTCCGGCAATATTGAATTTCTGGAGTCGACAAAAGAACTTCAGAGCAGTGATCCCTATGTGGATCATCTTTCAAAACCTTTCCAGAATAAGATCTACGTGAGTTGTCTTCATCGCTTGATGGAAAAGTCGGCGAGAAACAGATCTGAACTTTTATAG